Below is a genomic region from Raphanus sativus cultivar WK10039 chromosome 4, ASM80110v3, whole genome shotgun sequence.
aaaccaaatatattaAGTCGAGCAACGAACCTTGAAGCGAACACACCCGTAAAATCGTCTACCAGGGTTTTTGTCCGTCCAGGCTTGGTCGATCTTCGCAGGCAGGCCACATAAACACCTTGGCGCAACCGCCATCCCCTTACCCCGTGAAGAACTCGAACTTGAAGCCATCTTTCTATATCTGGAAAAATACAGAAATGATCGACTCTAATCTCAATAAATGACTCATAAATAAAGGCAGAGGCCCAATGGGCCATCTCTATGTAAAGTATTTTCATTCTTTTGAGAATGTCAATGTTGGCGTAGCAGTCTAAAAAGAATGTTATCCCAGAAATGTTTCTACTCGATTCTAACAAAGTTTGACTCAAACACTAACTATAACGGAATGGAATATCTGTTTAACACAAGTTCAAATCTCTAAAAACATAACATAGAGATCAAATGTCTTTAACAAGCAATCTTAATAGACAAACACGTACAAACATAAACACCCGAACATCAGAACATCCCTTCCCTCACAAATTCCCTCATATCTCTCCCAAGTGCTCTTCATAAACCATTACAGCAAGACGTTTGGTTTCATAAGCAAGCGCATCCGGCGTAATGCATTTGCAAACCTCGATGCCTGCGAAAGCATGAGCCTGCATCATTAGTACGGAGGTTACTCCTGAGTCAAGATGGCATCCATTCTGTGGGATAGATTTACATCGTTCAACTGGCAAAGGCTTCAAATCCCTAGCACTCAAAAGCCTACCCGCCTGCTTTAGGAGGTAAGGAAACATCTTAGACATTGGAGCAAGTTCCTTTGACATCACGGCGTCGGTTCGAAGAGATGCATTGCAATCTAACACTAGCATTGTGTATGCGCTGCAGTCAACGCACACTCCAACCCAGTGATTCTTATCGAGGTTAAATGGGAAATAGAAGCGGTCCACTCCAGATAAGGACGTCTGAAGATTCGAAAGGAACTCCATCAGTTGTTTGGAAAATACGTACTCCTCAGGAGATGAAGAATTAGAGAACTTGGGATAGGTCTTCGACATTTGTGACACAAACTTGGTGTCCAGGAAAAGACAGCTCTTCGTTGTTTTTACCAATTGTTGGGACTGATACACAAACCAGGAGTGGTGCATAAGAGCGTCACACATCTGCATGTGAGTATTATGAACACATGAGTACTAACAAAGAATGATAGTATATGCATTCTGGAAGAGGAGTCTAAATGTGTTTCGCCAATTTACCTTTGTTGAAAGAGGTTTAAGTCTCGAAGACACATCAATGAGTTCTTTGCCGGAAACGTTGACACTCCCTAGGCAGACCATGCTGATGCAGGAAAGCAGTATATCGAAAGGGAAGTTAGACGGGCTAACAAATCTCTTACACTCTACGTATGTTGTAAACaatctaaatataatattagatGTATATTGACATACCTATGCGGCTTCAGCTTCTCGACCAGTCTTGCAAACTTCGCTTCAAAGTCTGTGACTCCTCCACCACTGCAGGATGACAATTGCTGCTGTCTGACACGGTTGAGCATACCCTTATCGCACTGATAATCGCCAACCAGTGTCCTAGATACTACAGCATGCCGCTTGCTTTTCCTTGCGGGCCGGAGAGGTTCGTTAACAGGGGATGGCGGGGGACCAAGTACAACCATAGAATCTGGTTCTTGAACTTTTTCAGTTTCCTGGTCTGTTACCATTTCCTCCTGCGAAAGCCCAAGTGAAAAGGAAGGTAGTGGGAATACTAACCAAGGCTCAAGATTCTGAAATGATGCAACAGATATTATggaatatgaaaattatttcaCCCTTACTATACAACAACACTTAAACTTACATCTGATGTGTCTGCGGTGTCTTCCGTCTCAACGTCCATATTGGCACTGTTACCCGTAATGCAATCGTTCGAGGTAGGAACCGTTGACTCTACTGTAATGGTGGGAAGACTCGGTGCATTGGAAAGAGGGTCGACCGAATGGTCTCCATTGTCTTTGTTGAGCTGTTGCCACAAAACGGGggataaatttaaatttaaccGTAGAAGCTGGTAGCCTAAAACATACTTACATTGTTGTTTTGGTTACTAAGCAGAGAAACGCTGGCAATCACATCGTTGATGGTTTTGGATGCGTCATCTGATCGTTCCGGTATGGGTGGCCTGTTGAATGCTTCATTTGTATCCACAACCGGTACATGCGGACTTTTGAACGCTGGAGAGTTGTCATCGGCATGATGCAGAGAAGGACCGGACGACTGAGCAGTGATCTTAGCGACGTAGTCTAAAATCTCCTTAGTGTTACTTGTGATGTGACTCATCATGGTTTCTTGAAAATCAGATAGTGTACGTTTGATCTCGTCAACCTTGTTCTCAACCCGGCTCAGTTCGGAAGTGAACTTCTCCCAAACAAATGATTGTACCAATTCTGCTTCTCCGCTTTCTATGCCACCCTGTTGTGTATTTgcttttctcttcttcctcttgcgAGCTAGCGCCTCAGCCTCAGCCTTTTCCCGCATAAGAGCAACGTCTGTCTTTGTGGCACCACCAAGAAACATCGTTCTGCGGAATTGTTTCCTTTCTCCAATATTCTTTATCATTCCTTCAACTTTGGTGTCCCCTTCGTCGTCGGACCAACACACCTCAGGTTCATCATTTTCAAACCACTCGGGGGTCTGGATTATATTGGTGATACAGACCTGCATATCCATGTACACCATCAGACATTTTATCAGCATGTTATTAAGGATGTCCTAGGTTAAAAATATGCTAGAGAATGTTAGCCGACCATcctaaaaagtatatatacaagTTGTTAGTTAGCCGACTATCTTCGAAAGTATCCATACAAGTTGTTAGTAAGCCGACTATCTTAGAAAATATCCTTACAAGTTGTTagttatatatctatctaattcTTATAACTAAACTTACATTTGTGGAGGCGTCAAGGTTCCTGGCATGTCCCGTGTTGATACCAGTACTTCGGTTCTCTTCGCCATCTTCACCGAAATCAATTTCAGAGTCGAGAGAGCAATCTTCGTGAACAACTTCAGTCAGAGCAGGTATAGCTTCCATCATGACTAACTGCAATGCTTGAACGAATCCAGGGAATGCAATTGTGTTCTGTGAGAGCGCTACCTCGTCCTTCTCCTTTATGCTACTTATAAGCATCTCAAATGATAGGCGACCCCAAGGATATGCGAAAAACTCATCAAGATCTTTTATCCTCTCCGCATGAACGGGCGAGATTTTCGGGTAGTGAGTTGTAGGAAGTATCACCGACGAGAGTAGAGCAAGACACGCATATTTAACCCGTATCTCTTTGTCAGTGACTGTCTTACTCTTCAACATTTTAATGACAGAAGATACACTGACCTCTTTCAACATCCCAAACAGTGAATGCCAATATGGCTTCTCCGATATAAGATCCTTCATTATCTTTTTTGACGGTTTTGGGTACTTCCCACAGGGCAGACCAGTGACTATCGCAAACTCCCGTAATGAAAACCTGATTGGATCATCAGCAAAGAGGAACCATGCTTCGTACTTCTTCTTCACTTTAAGCTGCTTCGATATAAGAAACCGTCCTAGGCGACCAGAGTAACTTGGTTTATCCGCGAGCTCGATAAACCTCCCGAATGATGACTTCCTAATAACCTCAATTTCATCTTCTTCCAACGCATCAAGGATAATGCTGATCCCACCGGCTTTGTGATAAGGATTTACCCTGATCCCGACGGGCTCTTCACCGGCAGCGAACATTCTGTTCGGTAGGTCCATTACCTCTGTTGCTTCGTCTGATTCCATGGACACTACACCGAAGATAAGATATCGATTATAAAACTAACAAACTGCCCCAACAAAATTAATCTCTTAGATTTGGTAACACTCGTCACTAATCATACCTGATTATTCAATTGTTTGGCGAGGAGAAGGATCAGATTAGAAATCGCAGTGAGAGAATAACTATTCTTCAAATTGTCAAAGTAGGGTTTGAGTTGAAAATGGTCTACTCTGAAACGACGGAGAAAACGATATACACGGTAACCGGGAAGAGAGAGGAATCGATACTATCATATATTCTTCGGGTTTCGTAATGCAGAGGCCCaaaagatatgatttttttctaatatttgcACTCTTGTATTGAAATTCAATGACCGAAGCATGGTCTGCATGCTATATCGTAGGGGCTTTTCTAGTAGGGGTATTTCGGTATTATAGAAAAGTGAACAATGCCTAGACCCTACGAAAACCTACATTGCAAATTTAGACATAATTCTTGTATATGTGATGCAAattctctttttaatttctaaacGTGTGTTTCGGACTTACCTCTCTTAACCTTCCCGCACccacatatttgttttttagatGTTGAAAGAaatgtattatattttggttCATATAAAACTCCAATCACGTGTACCAACAAAACTTCTTGCATGACTCACAAGTCACATATCCTGAATCAATACTATAATTTATTTGCATACATATATCAAAGATCTGCCATACTGTTTCTACGaatattttatacaatattGCTTTCGGGACCGGTGGATATTTACGAGTTGAGGATGACTAAACTGACTGCACGTGTGGATGCCAGTGGTGTCGGTCAGAAAAAACTCTCGACTCCTTGGATATTTACACTACGTCAACTCCGTTAATCGCGACGGGGACATCTGACTGCTTAGTGACGTCATCCGCGAGCTACGTTGCTTTAGCTCTTAGAGCATCTGACCCTATGCTCTGTAATTGTTGTGCACGTAAGAAGtcaattacatttatttttgtcatctgaaaattatattaaacggGTAAAATGCAGCCGACAAGGAATACATTTCTTCCGGAATCAGAAGCCGACAAAGATAGAAATCTTTCCAAAGCCAGAAGATTACACCATAAAACTAAAAGACAACTAGATAGAGAGGATTAAAAGGAAAACTAGAACATAAGCCAGAGATACGTCAAAGTGAAAAGGTAGTTTTGATGATTGCATTTCATGGAAAGGAGCATAGCGATTCCAAATAGGTCGTTGAAACTTCAAATAACATGGATGATGAACTGAAATGAGCTTCTATCCGAAGAACCAAAACATAAGGTGGTGGATCCTCAAAGTTAACTGAGCTAAGAACCGCAACTTACATCAGTCCAACCATATGGATCCTCAAAGTTATCGCATTGGGATCTTCAACAAAGTCTCTCTGTCGAAATTAAGAGTTGAGTGCTGATAAACTTCCTTGATTTAGTCCAGCTTTTGTTGCAAAATTGATGCAAGTTTGTCGTTTGTTTATTCTTGATGTTTAGATGAAGAATCAATTCCTCAAAGATGAAGTTTTAACAAATCGGTACAAGAACAGCTTACGGTTGACGTTGCCAGAAATCGTAGCAGTGGTCGGTGCTCAAGGCGGTGGTATCAAGAAGGCAAATTAAACTTCTAAAACAGGATATGGAAACAAGCTGGATTCTATCCATCATCGCCTAATATGTAAAAGGCGGTTTAACAAGAGGACTTGGATAGACGTAAGAAACGAAATCGGTCTTGCACTTGGATGCTGCATCTCCAGCGAGCGTCATCCGTTTGCAACATTTTACCATCATCAACCATAATGCCCCCAAGAATACTCATCAAATGTTCCAACTCTCTAGCCGTTCCTCCAAAGGCAAGAAGATGCAGCACCTTCACTTTGACAAGATGCATGGTACCATCGCATGTGTAATCATCGAGACCCTGGATGAGTAGAGTATAGAGCTTTGGAGACTGCTTCATAAGGTAAGGCAGCAGTTTCCAGCATCGTTTGTGGTCACCCCAAAAAGATAAGTTAATCAGATTCTTGAACAATGGTAGAGATAGTCCGTGTTTAACACATCGAGAAATCACCTGAacatcacacacacacacacacatataagCTTCAATAATGagaatgtcttttttttttttaattttttttatgagtTATGTCAAGTAAAAACTTACATTAGCAGAAGCAGAAGTGAGATGCAGGGTGTGGACGTTGCTTATCCCATTAATGAGACCAGACATATCAGGCCACTTGATTAATTTAGAGTATTTAATATTCAGCCTAGCTTCGACTAGGGACTCCAAGTTCACTTGTGGGTACTCTTCCAATGCATAATCTGAGTAGTCGAGTGAAACAAGATTCGGTGCGTGAAAAGACATGCCGGGCATCTCTGTAATCCAAGTCTCAAAGTTGTAGTAAACTGTTAGTTTCTTGATGCTCCTACTGGAAATGCAGTATGAGATTCCTTCATAATTCACGTGACGTACAGACAGCTCCTCGAGTACTGGGCAACCAGGAAGAAGCACATTACACAGATCTCCATAACTGAAAAAGATGGTGTGGATGAAGAGACTCTTGAGCGCTGGAAGAGACACACCTGGAGGAATGTTCCCAAGATCGATATGTGATCCCAGTGTCAGCTTAACCAGTGTCTTGCTTGTGACGAGCTCACGAGGCAGAACGACTACACAAACAGTCCATAAATCTAGGCTCATCTCCAAGACACCACGCTCTACGGCATTACATATCCAGCTATTCACGTGAGCCATCTCGCTTTCCTCGCGAAAATGACATTTTAGAGATAATTTCTTGATACGAGAAGCGCATTGCAAAGCATCCACAAATTTCCTGAAGCTCTCCCGGATCAGATTCCATTTTCTTCCACCCTCTTCCGGTGGCAGCACATGATCATAATCATTGAAATCAAGATTATTAACTAATCTACACACATGCCTCCACCTTTTAGCAAGTACAGATGTTGTTGCGGCTTGTTTTGTCGAAAGTAAGGACAAGATGCTGCCTAGAACCTCTTCAGGAAGCCAGCTGATTAAATCtgtcaaaagaaaagaaaaaacaacagtTGAGTGATTGTCAAGAGAACCAGACACATACATAAGATCTACTTTTTCACAAGTAGAAAGATTTGAGCATGCAACATGGCGACGAAAGCTGAATTAACTAACTGtcagaaaaagaacaaaaataacaaGGCTCAagattttttcaatttaatgAATTTATTTATGGAAGAAGATTCGCGACGGTTTCATAAATCAAACCCAATCTACCTATAAGCTAAGTGGAAGCTCAAAATAACAATTGTAAGAACAGAGGTTTACGTGGAGAACAGAGGAAAGTATATGCAGAACAGAGGTTTTGGTTCTACCTTTCACTGCATGCATGACCAGTCATATGAAAGTAATTAAGGCTAGAGAAGAATGGGACACATACATAAGAATATAAGATCCACTTTTTACACATATAGTTTCATCAAAAGTCAATCTATCTATAAGCTAGTGGAAGCTCAAAAGAACAACTTTTTCATCGTTGGTAAGAACCAGAGACCATAGGGAATTATGGAATTAAACGGCAGATGAGGTTAAATATAATACCATTCATCTTCTTCTATGGGAGATCAATCTTCAAAGATGGAGAAGAGAGCAtgatgaaaaataatatatataaataatgagtttattaaaaaaaaaataatgagtttATTAGAATCTTTTCATATTTGATATTTCCTAAATATTTATGGAAAACTTCTTCGGTCACCCATGAATAAAGAGAGGGTAAAATCTTGTGATTTTAGATTGGAAAATTAATGGCTGGCAAAATAAACCAAGCCCAAAAATCTAAACCGAACCCAATCAAATAAAAGTGAATCCAATCGATCTGAACTCGACATAAATATCAaatagattttgttttatggtattttgAATTACGGGTATTATTTGAACCGAACTCAAATCTAAATGGATATTCGATATAACCCAAAACattcaaaatccaaaacattcaaaaccctACAAATATTTTGAACCAAACATGATCTCAATTCTtaacatatatatcaaaaatacatttaaaataattatctattatGTGAAAGTTGGTAAATCGTATGATGGGTTAAGGCGGCGGTTGAAGATTAAAGTTTTTAGATTCTATTTGTTTTTACTCAacaatatttcttattttatagaAACTTAGTTTTAGTTCTATactttcatttattttgtttttttctatcaatatatatttatttatctttagtTTGATTTCGAATGACCATGGATGGTTGGTATAtttctatacaattttattagattaaatattttaaattttttgccACTTGCAATTTATGCATAAATGAATATTGATATATcgttatatttaatttatatcaagtgatatatggttatatattttacatttatattaaatattttaattttgtatctagttataatttttttttaatataaaattattggctcaaaaatatctatttatgttttcatcaaacacacacaaaaagaaaaagaaaaagagaataaaaaggaataaaaaatCCTTTCCCACGATTTATTCGCCGCATCCCTAAAACCTCTCAAACCTCTCCGTCGTGTCTTCTCGTTTACTCTCCACCGGAGATTCAGAGCTCATCTCCAGATTCCTCCGTCTCTTCTTCTCATACCTGTAAGTGATACGTCGTCGTTTCCAACTTATCCTCCTACCGAGTTCAATTGATCGTCTCGGTTCTCTGATACTTAGGGTTTCTCCGAAGCTTTGTAGTTTCTGATTTGGcgattcttttttttcatcTGATTACTCTGTTAGAAAACAAAAGAGGCTCTTTCAAGAAAATGGCGTCAAGAGCGATCTTACGGAGAAAGAGTATCGTTTCTGATTACTTGAGCGTCTACGCTCGCTCAGCTCAAAGCTTTCAATCATTTGGTCATCACTCTCTAACCAACCATCCTCCTTTGGAAGCTGACCCTGTAGCCAAAGACAAGTCCTTTACTGGTCATATTTCACCTTCTAAAGACGGATACTTTGTACGTAGATTCCACGGTTCTTCTCACTTCTCGGGCGTTGGCTATGGAAGAAGTTCAGAGATGGGTTCTTCTCTGGGGATAAGATACATGAGCGTGTCTATTCGTAACGTTACTAATGTTGCAGCTAAGAAAccggaggaagaggaggagaagaagaaagatgacgTGGTTGGTGTGATGAATAGGAAAGAGGCGTCTCCTGAGGAGTGTGACCAAGCTGTTGAGAGTCTTAGCAGTGTTAAAGCAAAGGCGAAGGCTAAACGTCTTCAAGATTCCAAGAAGGTTGCGAGGTCGATTGTTCAGAGGACTTGGGTTTTTATTCTCCGGATTGGTCCTGCTTTAAGAGCTGTTGCCTCCATGAGCAGGTTTGAGCTTTCGTCTAACATTGTATCGTGTGTTCTTATTTGTACTGTtcttgaagttttgtttttctctACAGGGCGGATTGGGCGAAAAAGCTAACTCACTGGAAACAAGAGTTTGTATCAACGTTGAAACATTATTGGCTGGGGACGAAACTACTCTGGGCTGATACTAGAATCAGTTCAAGATTGCTGCTTAAGTTGGCCGGGGGAAAGAGTCTCTCTAGGAGAGAAAGGCAACAGCTTACTCGAACAACAGCTGATATCTTTAGACTAGTGCCGTTTGCAGTGTTCATTCTGGTGCCGTTTATGGAGTTTCTGCTACCAGTTTTCTTGAAGCTCTTCCCTAATATGTTGCCGTCAACTTTCCAGGACAAGATGAAAGAAGAGGTATGTTTCCAGCGAGTGTAGACTTTACACGTTCGTTTCTCACCTTGTTGCTCTTTTGCTAATGTGCAGGAAGCATTGAAAAGGAAGTTACTTGCGAGGATAGAATACGCTAAGTTTCTTCAGGAAACGGCTAAAGAGATGGCTAAGGAAGTTAAACATTCCAGAACTGGTGAAGCAAAGCAAACCGCTGAAGACCTGGTTGAGTTTCTAGACAAGGTAAGTCATGGATTCTTGTGTTGGTTCAGATACTACCCTATCTTTcggtttttaaatttgaatttaatttcCACGCGATATGCCTTGCAGGTTCGAAAAGGTCGACTAGTCCAAAATGATGAAATTTTGGGCTTTGCAAAGCTTTTCAACGATGAGCTTACTTTGGATAACATTAGCAGGTTTGttgctctttttcttttgaatctcTGAGATGTGTTCTGCTCGTAAAACGGTACATGTACTGACAGTAATTACCTCTTTGTATTCAATTTACAGGCCTCGCTTAGTAAGCATGTGCAGAATTATGGGTATTAGCCCATATGGAACAGATGCTTATCTGCGATATATGCTCAGAAAAAGACTGAGGAGGTAAGATGCTTCCTCATCTCATTGTTGTTGGACTATTAACCTCGCTTTGATGTTTAACTTTTACTCCTTTTCAATACAGCATTAAGGAAGATGATAAACTGATTAGAGCCGAGGGTGTGGATTCCCTTTCAGAAGCTGAGCTACGCGAAGATTGCAGGGAACGGGGAATGCTGGGGACGCTTTCAGTTGAAGAGATGAGGCAACAGGTTTCTTTGTTATTTGTTTATCAAACTCTGTGATGAAAAGATAATGTTGCAGCGTTAAAATTTTTAGTATTAAAACGTTCTTGCAGCTTCGCGACTGGATGGACTTATCACTTAATCACTCTGTCCCCTCGTCCTTGCTGATCCTATCTAGGTAGGTTCCAGAACTCTTTCCTCATTATCTTGTTCTTCCGTGGGTTTATTCATTGCGAAGAAGTTTCTGATTGGAGTTTATATTCAGGGCATTCACGGTTGCTGGAAGAGTTGAGGCAGATGCTGTCCGAGcaactctttcttctcttcctgACGAGGTTGTGGATACTGTTGGTATTACTTCTCTGCCATCTGAAGACCCTGTATCTGAGCGACTAAGGAAGCTAGAGTACCTTGAGATGCAAGACGAACTGATCAAGGTCTGATATAAACCCTTGGTTGTATTAGCTTTGCTTGAGGAAGTTAGAGAACTCGGTTTTATCAAGTTTGACATATTACGTTACGTTAATATATAtgtagaaggaagaagagaaagaagaagaagagcttacAAGGATTAAGGATGTTAAAGGTGGTGAAGAGGATAAGGCGCTGCAAGAGATGACCATACCAACGGCTAGAGAAGCACAAGAACAGGCCAGAGCTAGAGTTCTTGAACAGCAAGATGATCTTTGCAAACTCAGCCGTGCACTGGGCGTTTTGGCTTCCGCTTCTGTAAGTAAATGAGTTTGCGTTATCAACAAtgcaaatgcaaaaaaaaaatttacccaaatTTGAGAGTCTGTTTGCTTTTGATATAAACAGTCAGTATGTAGAGAGCGTGAAGAATTCTTGAGGCTGGTCAAGAAAGAGGTACAGTGTCCACACAAGCATAAGTAGTTTTGCTTGATTAGCATATTGTGTCTTGGAATTATTCATTGTTTGTCTGTTTCTCCAGGTGGAGTTCTATAACACAATGGTCGAGAGAGAAGATGTTGATGGTGAAAAAGCTGCAATGAAAGCATATAAAGCAGCTAGAGAAGATAGTGACCAAAGTGATGAAGTTGCCGAAGCAGACGAGGTTTCCTCTGCACTAATGGAAAAGGTAAAACAACTCCAAAATCGTTTTAAAGGATCTTAAACTGCCATGAGACTTTTTGTATCAGAGCTAACTCGTCAGATATACTTCTTAAGGTCGATGGTCTGATACAAAACCTGGAGAAGGAGATTGATGATGTGGATATCAAAATTGGCAAAGGATGGCAGCTTCTTGACAGGTATATAATATAGACAGTATATATCGTCCACCTTTTTTTGGTTTCTGAGACTGTAACGTTTTGAATGCACACAACACAGGGATCGAGATGGAAAGGTTACACCTGATGAAGTTGCCTCTGCTGCAATGTATCTGAAGGACAAGATTGCTAATGAAGGTCTTCAACAACTAATCAGCAGTCTCTCCAAAGATAAAGGTAAAGAATCCTCTTCTTCTTGAGCGCTTACTGAATCTCTCTGGAGTTGATCTGTTAATTTTAATCCTCCTTGTATTGAATCTGGTTTCTCAACAGAGGGAAGAATTATGGTGGAAGACATTGTAAGGTTGGGGAGGTTGGGAAGTAAGCCAGAAGAAAATGCAACAGAAGAAGAGTCAAATTAGAAGAATTGAGTACTCTGATTTTTTGAAAACCAGATGAGACACTACTATGACTACTCTTGTAATGAAGTTAGCTTTTAAATACTGAGAGAAACTTTACTTGAAGGTTTTGCTTAGACATAAGCAAGTTACATAAAAGAggttaaataaaaaacaaactaaagCTATTTTAAGAGCTAACACTTTAGTATATGCGCTTCTGGTAACAATACTGTTGAATCACTaatctttgtttattttgtataaGCCACaagtaattaaattaatttgcggttaagtaaaaataaatgagTCTGCTATTACCATGCTTATAACAAAAAttcatttaagaaaaacaaacatctTTGATACATGTCAATCGTCAAGTCAAGAGAGTTGTTTTAGAAAGAAAGAGGCCAAAGCAGGTAACATCTATAAGATGGCCATGGGTGCTAATGATGATCAGCATGAGGAAGGGTCTAAGCTCCGTCAGCTAAAGGCGTGTTCACCGTACTGATGTAAAGAACTGCAcccaaagaaaaacaaagaaagttTATAATGCCTACATTTAACCCAACCATATACAAAGAAGAAGGTTGAGAAaagaatggaagaggtttttgTTACCATTGTTTCCACGGATAAAGGCATCACCGTATTTGTTCTTGAGCTGCCCGTTAACATACTCCTCTGTTTGCTCCATTGCTATGTTCATGTACCCATCAAGACAAGCAAGGATGCCtgtgtagaagaagaagaataagactCAATATTATTAAGCTTGTAAAGAAACTCAACAAAACTGATCAGGGCAAAAAGAGAACAAGTTGAGAAGAACGAAATAAGCAGTTTCCCATGCGCACTAGTCAAGGACAAATATCTCTCTTATATAAATCATCCACAATCAATAATTCTCCTAGTCAATGGTAACTTCATTGCAGGGGGCACT
It encodes:
- the LOC130511415 gene encoding uncharacterized protein LOC130511415 — translated: MESDEATEVMDLPNRMFAAGEEPVGIRVNPYHKAGGISIILDALEEDEIEVIRKSSFGRFIELADKPSYSGRLGRFLISKQLKVKKKYEAWFLFADDPIRFSLREFAIVTGLPCGKYPKPSKKIMKDLISEKPYWHSLFGMLKEVSVSSVIKMLKSKTVTDKEIRVKYACLALLSSVILPTTHYPKISPVHAERIKDLDEFFAYPWGRLSFEMLISSIKEKDEVALSQNTIAFPGFVQALQLVMMEAIPALTEVVHEDCSLDSEIDFGEDGEENRSTGINTGHARNLDASTNVCITNIIQTPEWFENDEPEVCWSDDEGDTKVEGMIKNIGERKQFRRTMFLGGATKTDVALMREKAEAEALARKRKKRKANTQQGGIESGEAELVQSFVWEKFTSELSRVENKVDEIKRTLSDFQETMMSHITSNTKEILDYVAKITAQSSGPSLHHADDNSPAFKSPHVPVVDTNEAFNRPPIPERSDDASKTINDVIASVSLLSNQNNNLNKDNGDHSVDPLSNAPSLPTITVESTVPTSNDCITGNSANMDVETEDTADTSDNLEPWLVFPLPSFSLGLSQEEMVTDQETEKVQEPDSMVVLGPPPSPVNEPLRPARKSKRHAVVSRTLVGDYQCDKGMLNRVRQQQLSSCSGGGVTDFEAKFARLVEKLKPHSMVCLGSVNVSGKELIDVSSRLKPLSTKMCDALMHHSWFVYQSQQLVKTTKSCLFLDTKFVSQMSKTYPKFSNSSSPEEYVFSKQLMEFLSNLQTSLSGVDRFYFPFNLDKNHWVGVCVDCSAYTMLVLDCNASLRTDAVMSKELAPMSKMFPYLLKQAGRLLSARDLKPLPVERCKSIPQNGCHLDSGVTSVLMMQAHAFAGIEVCKCITPDALAYETKRLAVMVYEEHLGEI
- the LOC130511416 gene encoding F-box/LRR-repeat protein At1g06630-like, with product MHAVKDLISWLPEEVLGSILSLLSTKQAATTSVLAKRWRHVCRLVNNLDFNDYDHVLPPEEGGRKWNLIRESFRKFVDALQCASRIKKLSLKCHFREESEMAHVNSWICNAVERGVLEMSLDLWTVCVVVLPRELVTSKTLVKLTLGSHIDLGNIPPGVSLPALKSLFIHTIFFSYGDLCNVLLPGCPVLEELSVRHVNYEGISYCISSRSIKKLTVYYNFETWITEMPGMSFHAPNLVSLDYSDYALEEYPQVNLESLVEARLNIKYSKLIKWPDMSGLINGISNVHTLHLTSASANVISRCVKHGLSLPLFKNLINLSFWGDHKRCWKLLPYLMKQSPKLYTLLIQGLDDYTCDGTMHLVKVKVLHLLAFGGTARELEHLMSILGGIMVDDGKMLQTDDARWRCSIQVQDRFRFLRLSKSSC
- the LOC108849343 gene encoding uncharacterized protein LOC108849343; translation: MASRAILRRKSIVSDYLSVYARSAQSFQSFGHHSLTNHPPLEADPVAKDKSFTGHISPSKDGYFVRRFHGSSHFSGVGYGRSSEMGSSLGIRYMSVSIRNVTNVAAKKPEEEEEKKKDDVVGVMNRKEASPEECDQAVESLSSVKAKAKAKRLQDSKKVARSIVQRTWVFILRIGPALRAVASMSRADWAKKLTHWKQEFVSTLKHYWLGTKLLWADTRISSRLLLKLAGGKSLSRRERQQLTRTTADIFRLVPFAVFILVPFMEFLLPVFLKLFPNMLPSTFQDKMKEEEALKRKLLARIEYAKFLQETAKEMAKEVKHSRTGEAKQTAEDLVEFLDKVRKGRLVQNDEILGFAKLFNDELTLDNISRPRLVSMCRIMGISPYGTDAYLRYMLRKRLRSIKEDDKLIRAEGVDSLSEAELREDCRERGMLGTLSVEEMRQQLRDWMDLSLNHSVPSSLLILSRAFTVAGRVEADAVRATLSSLPDEVVDTVGITSLPSEDPVSERLRKLEYLEMQDELIKKEEEKEEEELTRIKDVKGGEEDKALQEMTIPTAREAQEQARARVLEQQDDLCKLSRALGVLASASSVCREREEFLRLVKKEVEFYNTMVEREDVDGEKAAMKAYKAAREDSDQSDEVAEADEVSSALMEKVDGLIQNLEKEIDDVDIKIGKGWQLLDRDRDGKVTPDEVASAAMYLKDKIANEGLQQLISSLSKDKEGRIMVEDIVRLGRLGSKPEENATEEESN
- the LOC108849344 gene encoding sm-like protein LSM6A isoform X2; translation: MSGSGDNKVSGGTTKTPADFLKSIRGRPVVVKLNSGVDYRILACLDGYMNIAMEQTEEYVNGQLKNKYGDAFIRGNNVLYISTVNTPLADGA
- the LOC108849344 gene encoding sm-like protein LSM6A isoform X1, encoding MSGSGDNKVSGGTTKTPADFLKSIRGRPVVVKLNSGVDYRGILACLDGYMNIAMEQTEEYVNGQLKNKYGDAFIRGNNVLYISTVNTPLADGA